One genomic window of Tenacibaculum tangerinum includes the following:
- a CDS encoding GNAT family N-acetyltransferase → MIHIAKLTQNHWQEVATIFQEGIETKNATFRTQVPIWEAWNESHHQHSRFIALEAGKVVGWCALAPVSTRFEYNGVAEVSVYVKLGIAGKGVGSLLMEALIASSEAQGIWTLYSSLFPENEASVRLHLKYGFRKIGYREKIAQLDGVWRDTVLYERRSKKQ, encoded by the coding sequence ATGATACATATAGCCAAACTCACGCAAAACCATTGGCAAGAAGTAGCTACTATATTTCAGGAAGGAATTGAAACTAAAAACGCTACCTTCAGAACTCAAGTTCCTATTTGGGAAGCATGGAACGAGTCACATCATCAGCACTCTCGGTTTATTGCTTTAGAAGCAGGTAAGGTAGTAGGTTGGTGCGCCCTAGCTCCAGTATCAACAAGATTTGAGTATAACGGCGTGGCAGAAGTAAGTGTATATGTTAAGCTAGGAATCGCAGGGAAAGGAGTAGGAAGTTTATTAATGGAAGCGCTCATTGCATCTTCCGAAGCACAGGGTATTTGGACTTTGTATTCAAGCTTATTTCCCGAAAATGAAGCAAGTGTTCGATTGCATCTCAAATACGGTTTTCGAAAGATAGGATATCGAGAAAAAATAGCGCAGTTAGATGGTGTTTGGAGAGATACCGTTTTGTATGAAAGACGCAGTAAAAAACAATAA
- a CDS encoding GNAT family N-acetyltransferase produces MNTELKFEKTNSKDENFVSLVQELDAYLSEVNGSKDDFFRQFNTIDVLPYVMVGYLGATPVACGAFKVVANKTVEVKRMYVKPTSRGKNVATLLLKELEEWVKQEGFDTIILETSKTMKSAVNLYQKNGYVVIPNYAPYKEVSSSICFQKQL; encoded by the coding sequence ATGAACACCGAATTGAAATTTGAGAAAACAAATTCTAAAGACGAGAATTTTGTTAGTTTGGTACAAGAACTAGATGCGTATCTCTCGGAAGTAAATGGGAGTAAAGATGACTTTTTCAGGCAGTTTAATACAATAGATGTCTTGCCGTATGTGATGGTAGGATATTTAGGAGCAACGCCTGTAGCTTGCGGAGCGTTTAAAGTAGTTGCCAACAAAACGGTAGAGGTTAAGCGAATGTATGTAAAACCCACAAGTAGAGGAAAAAACGTCGCAACACTTCTTTTAAAAGAATTAGAAGAATGGGTAAAGCAAGAAGGGTTTGATACCATTATTTTAGAAACAAGTAAAACGATGAAGTCTGCCGTGAACCTGTATCAAAAAAACGGGTATGTTGTAATTCCAAACTATGCACCTTATAAAGAAGTTTCATCAAGTATTTGTTTTCAGAAACAATTATGA
- a CDS encoding glutamine synthetase III family protein, with protein MSILRFNALQEVLNRKPIQIEENDRRSELFGKNVFNEQAMRQYMTKEAYRSVIDAIEFGAKIDRKTADQIALSMKDWALSKGATHYTHWFQPLTGATAEKHDAFFETIDGGGAMEKFDGSQLVQQEPDASSFPNGGIRNTFEARGYTAWDPTSPAFIYGTTLCIPTVFVAYTGEALDNKAPLLRALQAVDTAATAVCKYFDKNVSKVNATLGWEQEYFLIDTALAAARPDIMMTGRTLLGHAPAKGQQLDDHYFGSIPARALSFMRDLEHECMLLGVPVKTRHNEVAPNQFELAPIFEEANLAVDHNSLLMDVMEKVSQRHQFKVLFHEKPFAGINGSGKHNNWSLSTDTGVNLLSPGKTPMKNLQFLTFFVNTIKAVHDYEELIRASIASASNDHRLGANEAPPAIISVFIGTQLSSVLDELENVTKGKLSPEEKTDLKLNIVGKIPEILLDNTDRNRTSPFAFTGNKFELRAVGSWSNCAGPMTVLNTIIAKQLNEFKKEVDELIDTKKFKKDEAIFNVLREYIKSSKNIRFEGDGYGEAWEKEAKKRGLSNNKTTPEALKAKISKKAIALFEEMGVMNKVEVEARHEIKLEEYSKKIQIESRVLGDIARNHVIPIAIQYQNTLIENVRGLKEIFGNNFEKYANEQIYLIQKISNHIVEINSKVEEMIEERKKANKLVGQKNADAYCNKVKPYFDEIRYHCDKLELMVDDNLWTLTKYRELLFTR; from the coding sequence ATGTCAATTTTAAGATTTAATGCATTACAAGAGGTTTTAAATAGAAAGCCAATACAAATAGAAGAGAACGATCGTCGTTCAGAATTGTTTGGTAAAAATGTGTTTAACGAACAAGCCATGCGTCAGTACATGACTAAAGAAGCGTATCGAAGTGTAATAGATGCAATTGAGTTTGGAGCGAAGATTGATAGAAAAACGGCTGACCAGATTGCCTTAAGTATGAAAGATTGGGCATTGTCTAAAGGAGCCACACACTACACACACTGGTTTCAACCCTTAACCGGAGCAACTGCCGAAAAGCACGATGCTTTTTTTGAAACCATAGACGGAGGAGGAGCTATGGAAAAGTTTGATGGAAGTCAATTGGTACAACAAGAGCCAGATGCGTCTAGTTTTCCTAATGGAGGAATTAGAAACACGTTTGAAGCACGCGGATATACTGCATGGGATCCAACATCACCAGCCTTTATTTATGGTACTACCCTATGTATTCCAACCGTTTTTGTAGCCTATACGGGCGAAGCGTTAGACAACAAAGCACCATTGTTAAGAGCTTTGCAAGCAGTCGATACCGCAGCTACAGCAGTTTGTAAATATTTTGATAAGAACGTAAGTAAAGTAAATGCAACCCTAGGTTGGGAGCAAGAATATTTTTTAATAGATACAGCGTTGGCAGCCGCGCGTCCTGATATTATGATGACGGGAAGAACCTTGTTAGGACATGCGCCAGCAAAAGGGCAGCAGTTAGACGATCATTATTTTGGTTCGATACCTGCTAGAGCGTTGAGTTTTATGCGCGATTTAGAGCACGAATGTATGTTGTTAGGCGTACCCGTTAAAACACGCCATAATGAAGTAGCACCGAATCAGTTTGAGTTAGCACCTATTTTTGAAGAAGCGAACTTAGCGGTAGATCATAATTCATTATTAATGGATGTGATGGAAAAAGTATCACAGCGACATCAATTTAAAGTGTTGTTTCATGAAAAACCATTTGCAGGAATTAATGGTTCAGGAAAGCATAATAACTGGAGTTTGTCTACCGATACAGGAGTTAATTTATTGAGCCCGGGTAAAACTCCGATGAAAAATTTACAATTCTTAACCTTTTTTGTGAACACCATCAAGGCAGTTCACGATTACGAAGAATTAATTAGAGCATCGATAGCAAGTGCAAGTAACGATCATCGTTTAGGAGCTAACGAAGCACCACCAGCCATTATATCGGTTTTTATAGGAACGCAATTATCATCGGTATTAGATGAATTGGAAAACGTAACCAAAGGAAAATTATCGCCAGAAGAAAAAACAGATCTAAAATTAAATATTGTAGGGAAGATTCCTGAAATCCTATTAGACAATACAGATAGAAACAGAACTTCACCTTTTGCATTTACAGGAAATAAGTTTGAGTTACGTGCAGTAGGCTCATGGTCTAACTGTGCAGGACCTATGACCGTATTGAATACCATTATAGCCAAACAATTAAATGAGTTTAAAAAAGAAGTAGATGAATTAATTGACACCAAAAAATTTAAAAAAGATGAGGCTATTTTTAATGTATTGAGAGAATATATAAAATCATCAAAAAACATTCGATTTGAAGGAGATGGATATGGTGAAGCTTGGGAAAAAGAAGCAAAGAAAAGAGGATTGTCAAATAACAAAACAACTCCTGAAGCATTAAAAGCTAAAATATCTAAAAAAGCGATAGCCCTTTTCGAAGAAATGGGTGTGATGAATAAGGTAGAGGTAGAAGCCCGTCATGAAATTAAATTAGAAGAATATTCTAAAAAAATACAAATTGAAAGTAGAGTCTTGGGCGATATTGCAAGAAACCATGTCATACCCATTGCTATTCAATACCAAAATACGTTGATAGAAAATGTAAGGGGGTTAAAAGAAATTTTTGGAAATAATTTTGAGAAGTACGCCAACGAACAAATCTATTTAATTCAGAAAATATCCAATCATATTGTTGAAATTAATTCTAAAGTAGAAGAGATGATTGAAGAACGCAAAAAAGCCAATAAACTAGTAGGACAAAAAAATGCCGATGCTTACTGTAACAAAGTAAAACCTTATTTTGATGAAATTCGTTATCATTGTGATAAGTTAGAGTTGATGGTAGATGATAATCTATGGACGTTAACGAAGTACAGAGAATTATTGTTTACACGATAG
- a CDS encoding glutamine synthetase beta-grasp domain-containing protein, with translation MSKSKLEYIWLDGHEPTQNMRSKTKIEDDFSGKLEDCPIWSFDGSSTEQASGGASDCLLKPVAIYPDPTRKNGYLVMSEVLNADGTPHASNARAKIDDDDNDFWFGFEQEYFLMDTKTDLPLGFPRGGFPGPQGKYYCSVGGRYTWGRDFVEEHADLCIQAGLNFEGINQEVAPGQWEFQLFAKGAKKAGDEIWVARYLLDRLTEKYGYYIEYHPKPVKGDWNGSGMHANFSNNTLRTCGSKETYEKICEAFRPVTEEHINVYGAYNDERLTGLHETAHVSDFSYGVSDRGASIRIPIITVEKGWKGWLEDRRPASNADPYKVAGRIIETVKSAKV, from the coding sequence ATGAGTAAATCAAAATTAGAATACATTTGGTTAGATGGTCATGAACCAACGCAAAATATGCGTAGTAAAACCAAGATTGAAGATGACTTTAGCGGGAAATTAGAAGATTGTCCTATTTGGTCTTTCGACGGAAGCTCAACAGAACAAGCTTCAGGAGGTGCTTCTGATTGCTTATTAAAGCCTGTTGCTATTTATCCAGACCCTACTAGAAAAAATGGATACTTAGTAATGTCTGAAGTTTTAAATGCTGATGGTACGCCACATGCTTCGAACGCTCGTGCAAAAATTGATGATGATGACAATGATTTTTGGTTTGGTTTTGAGCAAGAATACTTTTTAATGGATACTAAAACTGATCTTCCTTTAGGATTCCCTCGTGGTGGATTCCCTGGACCACAAGGAAAATACTACTGTTCTGTAGGTGGACGTTATACATGGGGAAGAGATTTCGTTGAAGAACATGCCGATTTATGTATACAAGCTGGTTTAAACTTTGAAGGAATTAACCAAGAAGTAGCTCCAGGACAATGGGAATTTCAATTGTTTGCGAAAGGTGCTAAAAAAGCAGGAGACGAAATTTGGGTTGCTCGCTATTTATTAGACCGTTTAACTGAAAAATACGGATATTATATCGAATACCACCCAAAACCTGTAAAAGGTGACTGGAATGGTTCGGGTATGCATGCCAACTTCTCTAACAATACGTTAAGGACTTGTGGCTCAAAAGAAACATACGAGAAAATTTGTGAAGCATTCAGACCTGTTACTGAAGAGCATATCAATGTTTATGGTGCTTACAACGATGAGCGTTTAACTGGTTTACACGAAACTGCCCATGTATCTGACTTTAGTTACGGAGTTTCTGATAGAGGTGCTTCAATCCGTATTCCAATTATTACGGTAGAAAAAGGCTGGAAAGGTTGGTTAGAAGACAGAAGACCTGCTTCAAATGCTGATCCTTATAAAGTGGCTGGAAGAATTATTGAAACTGTAAAAAGTGCTAAGGTATAA
- a CDS encoding calcium/sodium antiporter has product MSILYIVIGLTLLVLGGNWLLKAAVGLSLKLQIPKIVIGMTVVSFATSAPELIVSIKSALDGATGLAVGNVIGSNIANLGLVLGITVVLSAIDVEKSFYKTDWPVMMIASVMLYFFIVNDKTIQFYEGAIMFTTLIVFLIYLLRFQKQAVVDEMPEDDEELPLYKIALFLAIGGVGLWGGSELLVNGSVTLAKNLGVSDAIIGVTVVSVGTSIPELAASVIAVMNKEKAISIGNLVGSNVFNILAVLGITAMITPVEVKPDAYSLIDNDIYWMLGISFAILPLVFFPKGMRLGWRDGIILLGTYATFIYLTIS; this is encoded by the coding sequence ATGAGTATTTTATATATTGTAATTGGACTAACATTATTAGTATTAGGAGGAAACTGGTTGCTAAAAGCAGCAGTAGGATTGTCGCTAAAATTACAGATACCAAAAATAGTCATTGGTATGACGGTGGTGTCGTTTGCAACATCAGCTCCAGAATTGATTGTAAGTATAAAATCTGCCTTAGATGGCGCAACAGGCTTGGCAGTAGGAAATGTAATCGGTTCGAATATCGCAAACTTAGGGTTGGTTTTGGGAATAACAGTCGTACTATCGGCAATAGATGTAGAAAAAAGTTTCTATAAAACCGATTGGCCCGTAATGATGATTGCTTCTGTAATGCTGTACTTTTTTATAGTGAACGATAAAACCATTCAGTTTTACGAAGGGGCTATTATGTTTACGACATTAATTGTCTTTTTAATTTATTTATTGCGTTTTCAAAAGCAGGCCGTTGTCGACGAAATGCCCGAAGACGATGAGGAACTCCCTTTATATAAAATAGCCTTGTTTTTAGCCATAGGTGGCGTTGGTTTATGGGGAGGCTCAGAATTGTTGGTCAACGGTTCGGTTACTTTGGCGAAAAATCTGGGGGTAAGCGATGCCATAATCGGAGTAACGGTAGTATCTGTAGGAACCAGTATTCCTGAATTAGCCGCATCGGTTATTGCTGTTATGAACAAAGAAAAAGCCATTTCAATAGGAAATCTTGTAGGTTCTAACGTATTTAATATTTTGGCAGTTTTAGGAATTACTGCAATGATTACTCCTGTTGAGGTAAAACCCGACGCCTATAGTTTAATAGATAACGATATTTATTGGATGTTAGGAATTTCGTTTGCCATTTTACCCTTGGTGTTCTTTCCGAAAGGAATGCGATTGGGGTGGAGAGATGGAATTATTTTGCTGGGTACCTACGCAACTTTTATATACCTAACTATTTCGTAA
- a CDS encoding SsrA-binding protein yields MKKSFFRFLAKLNKALLPSFTKKELDISKASKFQLAIIGWRAYVTINSLD; encoded by the coding sequence ATGAAAAAAAGTTTTTTTAGGTTTTTAGCCAAACTAAACAAGGCGCTACTACCTTCCTTTACTAAAAAGGAGTTGGATATATCGAAAGCATCAAAATTTCAATTAGCTATTATTGGATGGCGTGCTTATGTTACTATAAATTCGTTGGATTAA
- a CDS encoding putative signal transducing protein, with product MNKHIKVFSGSQIFVNRLNQLLDQIDIPYLVKDNKEAGRLAGFGTLGNSVDVFIYESDLEKAQPTIANFKQEIAADQ from the coding sequence ATGAACAAGCATATTAAAGTTTTCTCGGGATCTCAAATATTTGTAAATCGATTGAATCAGCTACTGGATCAAATTGATATTCCGTATTTGGTAAAAGATAATAAAGAAGCAGGAAGATTGGCTGGTTTTGGAACTTTGGGGAATTCGGTAGACGTATTTATCTACGAATCAGACCTTGAAAAGGCACAACCTACTATTGCCAATTTTAAGCAGGAAATTGCAGCAGACCAATAA
- a CDS encoding IS982 family transposase, translating into MISDFKITEFFCLIDDFCTEINQVIDKNALETCSKIVRRRKPKLTQSEIITIMVLFHFSGFRCFKHFYIEYVSKHLSKEFPDLVSYNRFVELKKRCSVPMILFLQMHCLGQCTGISFLDSTTIKVCHYKREKQNKVFKNTAKKGKGTMGWFFGFKLHIIINEKGDIVDFLITQGNIDDRQPLKDKAFHNHVFGKIFADRGYVGKELFEQLFVDGIHLVTKIRKNMKNTLMHIYDKIMLRKRAVIESVNDILKNVCQIEHTRHRSFDNFILNLVAGLIAYSFYPTKPNINIDNLQRIG; encoded by the coding sequence ATGATTTCTGATTTTAAAATTACTGAATTTTTCTGTTTAATTGATGATTTTTGTACCGAAATTAATCAAGTTATTGATAAAAATGCTTTAGAAACCTGTTCAAAGATAGTTAGACGAAGAAAGCCTAAACTCACCCAAAGTGAAATAATCACAATTATGGTGCTTTTCCATTTTAGTGGTTTTAGGTGTTTTAAACACTTTTATATCGAATATGTTAGCAAACACTTGTCAAAAGAATTTCCAGATTTAGTTTCCTATAACCGATTTGTTGAATTGAAAAAGCGTTGTTCAGTGCCTATGATACTGTTTCTTCAAATGCACTGTTTAGGTCAATGTACAGGGATCTCCTTTTTAGATTCTACCACTATTAAAGTATGTCATTATAAAAGAGAAAAGCAGAACAAAGTTTTTAAAAACACCGCAAAAAAAGGGAAAGGAACCATGGGGTGGTTCTTTGGTTTTAAACTTCATATTATTATCAATGAAAAGGGCGATATCGTTGACTTTTTAATTACGCAAGGTAATATAGATGACAGACAACCACTTAAAGATAAAGCCTTTCATAATCATGTGTTCGGAAAAATATTTGCCGACAGAGGGTATGTAGGTAAAGAACTGTTTGAACAGCTTTTTGTAGATGGAATACATTTGGTTACAAAAATTAGAAAGAATATGAAAAATACTCTTATGCATATCTATGATAAAATTATGCTTAGAAAAAGGGCTGTTATTGAAAGTGTGAATGATATTTTGAAAAACGTATGTCAAATAGAGCACACAAGACACAGAAGCTTCGATAATTTTATCTTAAATTTAGTCGCAGGGTTAATCGCTTATTCGTTTTATCCAACTAAACCTAATATCAATATCGATAACTTACAAAGAATAGGATAA
- a CDS encoding IS3 family transposase yields MKYYYKIRREGLKWNRKRVLRVYREMKLSLRRKYKKRLVARIKQPLEVPNVLNECWSMDFMSDAFTDGRKVRIFNVIDDCNREAIAINAGLSYPARAVVETLEYLKEEIGAPRYVRCDNGPEFISKTFMNWCKKNFIEIKYTQPGKPMQNGYIERFNRFFREDILDAYYFNDSYQLQKISNQWREDYNFKHPHQSLGNKSPKEYMPRFDEEFKFFIKSDLNNVSSG; encoded by the coding sequence TTGAAATATTATTACAAGATTCGTCGTGAAGGTCTAAAATGGAACAGAAAACGTGTTTTACGAGTGTATCGTGAAATGAAACTTAGTTTGAGGCGTAAATATAAAAAACGCTTGGTTGCTCGTATAAAACAACCCTTAGAAGTACCTAATGTATTAAATGAGTGTTGGAGTATGGATTTCATGAGTGATGCGTTTACTGATGGAAGGAAAGTGCGTATTTTTAACGTGATCGATGACTGTAACAGAGAAGCAATAGCCATTAACGCTGGACTTTCTTATCCAGCAAGAGCGGTTGTAGAAACATTAGAATATTTAAAAGAAGAAATTGGAGCACCTAGGTATGTAAGATGTGATAATGGTCCTGAGTTTATCTCAAAAACATTTATGAACTGGTGTAAAAAGAACTTTATAGAAATTAAATACACACAACCAGGTAAACCAATGCAAAATGGATATATAGAACGTTTTAATCGCTTCTTTAGAGAAGATATACTAGATGCTTATTATTTTAATGATAGCTACCAACTTCAAAAGATAAGTAATCAATGGAGAGAAGATTACAACTTTAAGCATCCACATCAATCTTTAGGTAACAAATCACCTAAAGAATATATGCCTAGATTTGATGAAGAATTTAAATTCTTCATCAAATCTGACCTAAATAACGTGAGTTCGGGATAG
- a CDS encoding transposase yields the protein MVNTFGIHEQSTGRNYLFSPKGRLGLMFLKHYANCSDKKLIEQLNSNLDYQFFCDIELGFERLTNYKIVSQIRCELSEKLEISSVEKVLFSFWKGQIESANQIVMDATCYESELSYPSIQKLLWQSAHWLYKQLQKTCSVLGVKMIRSKYLKWKKRYQGFSKMRRKTKSKRISLTRALLKLLLKFINFEKELQIHSNLEFTPQYYKRITTIQKIYEQQKHHFDTGEKIKDRIVSIHKDYIRPIVRGKEVKPVEFGAKVNKVQIDGISFIEHINFNAFHEGNRFIQTVQKVQGLTRKKVKIAGADKIYATNKNRKYCSSKAIQTDFIPKGKKSKNHKEKQKLRAIISKERATRLEGSFGKDKEHYHLKKIKAKTKKNEILWIFFGIHTGNALEIGRRKAREIDKKTA from the coding sequence TTGGTAAATACTTTTGGTATCCACGAACAATCAACAGGGCGAAACTATCTTTTTAGTCCTAAAGGGAGGCTTGGTTTAATGTTTTTGAAGCATTACGCTAATTGTTCAGATAAGAAATTAATAGAGCAATTAAATTCTAATCTTGATTATCAATTTTTTTGTGATATTGAACTAGGATTTGAACGTTTGACCAATTATAAAATAGTAAGTCAAATACGTTGTGAATTATCAGAGAAATTAGAGATTAGTTCAGTTGAAAAAGTTCTTTTTTCTTTTTGGAAAGGTCAAATAGAGAGCGCCAATCAAATAGTTATGGATGCAACTTGTTATGAGAGTGAACTATCTTATCCTAGCATTCAAAAATTACTTTGGCAGTCTGCGCATTGGCTTTATAAACAACTACAAAAAACCTGCTCAGTGTTAGGAGTTAAAATGATTCGAAGTAAGTATTTGAAATGGAAGAAACGGTATCAAGGGTTTAGTAAAATGCGAAGAAAAACCAAATCAAAACGAATCTCATTAACTAGAGCATTATTAAAATTACTATTGAAGTTTATCAATTTTGAAAAAGAACTACAAATCCATTCTAACCTAGAGTTTACCCCACAATATTATAAGAGAATAACTACAATTCAAAAGATTTACGAGCAACAAAAGCATCACTTTGATACAGGAGAGAAAATAAAGGATAGAATTGTGAGTATTCATAAGGATTATATTCGTCCTATTGTCAGGGGAAAAGAAGTAAAACCTGTTGAATTTGGAGCAAAAGTGAACAAAGTTCAAATAGACGGGATTAGTTTTATAGAACACATCAATTTTAATGCTTTTCACGAGGGAAATCGTTTTATACAAACGGTTCAAAAAGTGCAAGGATTAACTCGAAAGAAAGTAAAAATAGCTGGAGCAGATAAAATTTATGCCACCAATAAAAACAGAAAATACTGTAGTTCTAAAGCTATACAAACAGACTTTATTCCTAAGGGGAAAAAATCTAAAAACCACAAAGAAAAACAGAAACTTAGAGCTATTATTTCCAAAGAAAGAGCTACAAGATTAGAAGGGTCTTTTGGTAAGGATAAAGAACATTATCATTTAAAAAAGATAAAGGCTAAAACTAAAAAAAATGAGATTCTTTGGATTTTCTTTGGAATACACACAGGGAACGCACTTGAAATTGGTCGTAGAAAAGCGAGAGAAATAGACAAAAAAACAGCCTAA